In a genomic window of Saccharomyces kudriavzevii IFO 1802 strain IFO1802 genome assembly, chromosome: 2:
- the SHE1 gene encoding She1p (similar to Saccharomyces cerevisiae SHE1 (YBL031W); ancestral locus Anc_3.317), producing MNDKLKKEHKDHDTTTQFNDFSPPHMSIDFHSNNNSNIIETIGVSKRLGNSVLSELDSRATSKFEFLQGQNQQQHNSSESGELNSDSYDINEFFQTEHDSQFSQMESLDAHYTLLHTPKRKSQHATQQDRSESLKRSRPSRSISYTTPAVNDITRRIRRLKLRNSLVNGNDIVARARFMQANSNVNSIKNTPLSKPKPFMQKPNFLTPTTNSLNKVNSTHRNASSSSSVPVIPKPKVPKSTSIRDLHTRIKPTERTPLAPGTNSQLKKSVSVFDRLYKQTTFSRSTSMKNLSSGVSAKSKEHTNTKTRMVKSKTSGSLSSHLKQNADANTKNERPIWR from the coding sequence ATGAATGATAAACTTAAAAAAGAGCATAAAGATCACGATACTACTACGCAATTTAATGATTTTTCGCCGCCGCATATGAGTATAGACTTCCATTCGAACAACAATAGTAATATCATCGAGACTATTGGTGTTTCCAAAAGACTGGGAAATTCCGTACTTAGCGAACTGGATTCTAGAGCCACGTCAAAGTTCGAATTCCTGCAAGGTCAAaatcaacagcaacacAACAGCAGCGAGAGCGGCGAACTAAACTCGGACTCGTATGATATCAACGAGTTCTTCCAAACAGAGCATGATTCTCAATTTAGTCAGATGGAGTCGCTAGACGCTCATTATACGTTGTTGCACACACCCAAGAGGAAATCCCAGCATGCGACCCAACAGGACCGGTCGGAATCGTTGAAGAGATCAAGACCATCCCGCTCAATTTCATACACTACACCAGCGGTAAATGATATCACAAGAAGAATACGAAGGCTGAAGCTGCGGAACTCATTGGTCAATGGTAATGACATTGTAGCCAGAGCGAGATTCATGCAGGCAAACTCTAATGTCAATTCGATAAAGAACACCCCATTGTCAAAGCCCAAGCCGTTTATGCAGAAACCGAACTTTCTCACGCCCACCACAAATTCCTTGAATAAGGTCAACTCCACTCATCGCAATGcatcctcttcttcgtcaGTCCCGGTGATTCCAAAACCCAAAGTTCCCAAATCTACATCAATAAGAGATTTACACACTAGAATCAAGCCAACAGAACGCACGCCACTTGCGCCAGGAACGAATTCTCAACTGAAGAAATCGGTTTCTGTTTTTGATAGACTCTACAAGCAAACGACGTTCTCTAGGTCAACATCCATGAAGAACTTATCATCAGGCGTTTCTGCAAAGTCCAAGGAACACACCAATACAAAGACTCGGATGGTGAAAAGTAAGACAAGTGGTTCATTGTCCAGTCATCTCAAGCAAAACGCGGACGCCAATACAAAGAACGAGAGACCAATTTGGAGATGA